Within the bacterium genome, the region ACCAAAACCAATAAAAATGTTATCTCTGAATTGAACTGGAAAAATGCCCTTCAGGTCTATCGGGAAGTAGTCGAGGCTGATTCAGGCAAAAAGCTATCTGAAAAAGATTTCTACTCCCTGAGTATGACATATCCATTTGGGATGTTCAAGGAGAATGCTGAGGATATTGTCCGTGACCCGATTGCTACAAATGAAAAAGGAGAGTTAATCTGTGTTGGTGAAGTCCCACAAAATAGCGTTTTGAGTATTTTGAGAGGAAACAAGGCATCTTTGATTCAAGCCGCTGGTCAGGCGGCAAGTGATTGTCAAAATCTTGTAGGGGAAAAGGTATCTCATTGTTTAGTTGCTGATTGTATCTCAAGGGCACTTTTCTTAGGAGAGGATTTTGAAAATGAATTGGCATTGGTGAAAGAAAAGATTGCTACTATAAATGATAAGTGTGTGCCAGAAGGTATGTTGACTCTGGGCGAAATAGCCTCTTATGGAGAAAGATTTCTTGAGTTTTTTAACAAAACTATTGTTGTGGCACTCTTACAGAAATCCTAATTTATTTAGTAACTATTCACTGATAGGATATTAACTCAAAAGTCAAATGTCAAAAGTCAAAACTGAAACTCAAAACTTTAAAACTGATTTAAAGAGGCGGTGTTATTACCTTTCAATCAATATCATTAAATTTTTGGAAACTTTACCAGATAAAAGGGTTTACTGGATAATTGGAGATCAACTTCTCCGTTCTGTCACCAGTATTGGTGCAAATATCGTAGAAGCTAAATCGGCTTCATCAAGAAAGGATTTTATTAAGTTTTACGAGATTGCTTTGAAATCTGCTAATGAGAGTAAATATTGGCTCGGACTCTTGCGAGATGCTACTGAATCTGATAAAAATAAAACTAATGAATTATTAAACGAAGTAAATGAAATATCAAAGATGTTAGGAGCGAGCATATTAACTTTGAAGAATAAAAAGTTTTGAGTTTTAAGTTGTAGTTTTGAGTTTTGCGTTTTGAGTTTTGAGTTATTAGCAAGGAGGTATTGGATGAATAATAAATCAAAAGTCCTAAAAGATATTTTTATGCTTTACGAGTTGGCTCTTTCTATTGGTAAATCCCTGGATTTGAAAGAGGACTGTGCCATATTCTTAAAGGCACTTATGTCTCGACAAAATCTTGGATTTGCCTCAATCTGGATAAAAAACGAATATCTGGATAAAGAGGACAAGGAATATGCCTCTTTAATCTATGCCTATCCAGAGTTTCGAGTGAAAGAGACCAGACTACCCCTTAATCATCCCCTCTTTACCCTGCCAGAAGGCAGAAAATTCTGGACAGTTGCCTCAAGTGAACCTGATTTCTCTCAGGTTGTTACCGAGAAAGAGATA harbors:
- a CDS encoding four helix bundle protein — protein: MSKVKTETQNFKTDLKRRCYYLSINIIKFLETLPDKRVYWIIGDQLLRSVTSIGANIVEAKSASSRKDFIKFYEIALKSANESKYWLGLLRDATESDKNKTNELLNEVNEISKMLGASILTLKNKKF